One Salmo trutta chromosome 19, fSalTru1.1, whole genome shotgun sequence genomic window carries:
- the LOC115153974 gene encoding cornifelin homolog A isoform X1 codes for MEDTTAIVTTDHCAPVTKAAKQQAPGDEEDEEAGGWDIGTESWNTQSAASAAMKLPVLTQPGLGVTTTTVTTITQTGGDWSSSLFNVCGDRTTCLLGAFVPCCLDLSLAHQYGECLCLPLLPGSTFAMRVGIRERYKIQGSVCEDWTTVNCCYPLAICQMIREMKRRMKSQTYKENHGGAPEETRQAV; via the exons ATGGAGGATACCACAGCCATAGTCACCACAGACCA ttgtgcaccagtcACCAAAGCTGCAAAGCAGCAGGCCCCAGGTGATGAGGAGGACGAGGAAGCCGGGGGCTGGGACATAGGAACAGAAAGCTGGAACACACAGAGTGCCGCTTCTGCTGCGATGAAACTCCCTGTGCTCACGCAGCCTGGCCTGGGGGTAACCACGACAACAGTGACCACCATCACTCAGACGGGAGGGGACTGGAGCAGCAGTCTGTTCAACGTGTGTGGAGACAGGACCACAT GTCTCTTAGGGGCCTTTGTGCCCTGTTGCTTGGACCTTAGTCTGGCCCACCAGTACGGGGAGTGTCTGTGTCTGCCCCTGCTCCCTGGCTCCACATTCGCCATGCGGGTGGGCATCAGGGAGAGATACAAGATACAG GGCAGCGTCTGTGAGGACTGGACTACAGTGAATTGCTGCTACCCCCTGGCCATCTGTCAGATGATCcgagagatgaagaggaggatgaagagccAAACCTACAAG
- the LOC115153974 gene encoding cornifelin homolog A isoform X2: MEDTTAIVTTDHCAPVTKAAKQQAPGDEEDEEAGGWDIGTESWNTQSAASAAMKLPVLTQPGLGVTTTTVTTITQTGGDWSSSLFNVCGDRTTCLLGAFVPCCLDLSLAHQYGECLCLPLLPGSTFAMRVGIRERYKIQGSVCEDWTTVNCCYPLAICQMIREMKRRMKSQTYKVSTALECS, translated from the exons ATGGAGGATACCACAGCCATAGTCACCACAGACCA ttgtgcaccagtcACCAAAGCTGCAAAGCAGCAGGCCCCAGGTGATGAGGAGGACGAGGAAGCCGGGGGCTGGGACATAGGAACAGAAAGCTGGAACACACAGAGTGCCGCTTCTGCTGCGATGAAACTCCCTGTGCTCACGCAGCCTGGCCTGGGGGTAACCACGACAACAGTGACCACCATCACTCAGACGGGAGGGGACTGGAGCAGCAGTCTGTTCAACGTGTGTGGAGACAGGACCACAT GTCTCTTAGGGGCCTTTGTGCCCTGTTGCTTGGACCTTAGTCTGGCCCACCAGTACGGGGAGTGTCTGTGTCTGCCCCTGCTCCCTGGCTCCACATTCGCCATGCGGGTGGGCATCAGGGAGAGATACAAGATACAG GGCAGCGTCTGTGAGGACTGGACTACAGTGAATTGCTGCTACCCCCTGGCCATCTGTCAGATGATCcgagagatgaagaggaggatgaagagccAAACCTACAAGGTATCCACTGCACTAGAGTGCTCCTGA